A genomic region of Desulfosarcina ovata subsp. ovata contains the following coding sequences:
- a CDS encoding polysaccharide pyruvyl transferase family protein, protein MKILIIEAYSAANIGSGALVENSVRLLKKNFPGVAIEVLAQTPESIHKLTKLPCYHELISLPLNQTRLRQLLWLARTSFWMMVNCLAVVLRRPHIHVPETLYTFNNKTLTAIKKVKESDIIVSVGAERINDNFYKAILFSLYMLWMVKSYNKFLILFPQTIGPFHFRLTRYLSKIVLNKCDVIYLRDRKSNETLEDLGVTKPVIVDTCDVAVLQDAISEKNSWRLLNQYGLKKEAQPLLGMSVMQWDYIKAQGESGYDDYKKAIATVADQYIEEKGVQILFIATNVLTEGCREDDLATAKEIADLMRNKKGLTILERLYTPSELKGIMGLLELCLVTRMHACIFSTGIFTPTVSINYQFKLREYMKLVGLGDYTVDIDMVSTENVKDIIDRGWKDRASHRKILEDKINYWRNNLEGSMSQLPFLYAQHQ, encoded by the coding sequence ATGAAAATATTAATTATAGAGGCTTATTCCGCTGCCAATATCGGCTCTGGCGCACTTGTTGAAAATAGCGTTCGACTTCTTAAGAAAAATTTTCCTGGAGTTGCTATTGAAGTCTTGGCGCAAACGCCAGAGTCAATCCATAAATTGACGAAATTACCATGTTATCATGAACTTATCTCTCTTCCACTGAACCAAACGCGGTTACGACAGTTGCTTTGGCTTGCAAGAACGAGTTTTTGGATGATGGTTAATTGTCTCGCGGTTGTCTTAAGGAGGCCCCATATTCATGTGCCAGAGACTCTCTATACATTTAACAATAAAACACTTACCGCCATAAAAAAGGTGAAAGAGTCAGACATTATCGTCAGTGTCGGTGCAGAGCGTATAAACGATAACTTTTATAAGGCGATTCTTTTTTCTTTGTACATGTTGTGGATGGTTAAAAGCTACAATAAGTTTCTGATACTATTTCCGCAAACAATAGGGCCCTTCCATTTCAGACTGACTCGCTATTTATCCAAAATAGTTCTTAATAAATGCGACGTTATATATCTAAGAGACAGAAAGTCGAACGAAACTCTCGAAGATCTCGGTGTTACAAAACCCGTGATAGTTGACACTTGCGATGTGGCAGTGCTGCAGGACGCCATATCGGAAAAAAATTCATGGCGACTATTAAACCAGTACGGTTTGAAAAAAGAAGCTCAACCGTTACTTGGGATGTCTGTCATGCAATGGGACTACATCAAGGCCCAAGGGGAAAGTGGTTACGATGATTATAAAAAAGCAATCGCCACAGTTGCTGATCAATACATCGAAGAGAAAGGCGTGCAAATTCTTTTCATTGCCACCAACGTATTAACGGAGGGATGTCGTGAGGATGACTTGGCGACCGCAAAGGAAATAGCTGACCTCATGAGAAATAAGAAGGGCCTCACTATTTTAGAACGGCTGTATACCCCATCAGAGTTAAAGGGAATAATGGGGCTTCTTGAACTTTGCCTTGTAACCCGTATGCATGCATGTATATTTTCGACGGGGATATTTACCCCTACAGTATCCATTAATTATCAGTTTAAGCTTCGGGAATATATGAAGCTTGTTGGACTAGGAGACTACACTGTAGATATAGACATGGTCTCCACTGAGAATGTGAAAGACATTATTGATCGTGGCTGGAAAGATCGGGCTTCCCATAGAAAAATTCTTGAGGACAAAATCAATTATTGGCGCAACAACCTTGAGGGCTCGATGAGCCAATTGCCGTTTCTTTATGCCCAACATCAATAA
- a CDS encoding WD40/YVTN/BNR-like repeat-containing protein — MKRRVFIKIGTSFLLSMMFPLRLLAANSKVNAVDNFWASIPLSTGRMKELNMAGGDGFQYVHALAYAPSKPNIAYLSTDQSGVWRSTDGGKSWAPKFRGFFAYGARSIAVDPYNPETVIAAGFLGYDRQRGMKYPKRYQGIILTTDGGESWKMVRRTDFFKQVSKGDLILFQPPTNERGLQSRCLRVWCASASEGLLESRDGGESWHQTQCHDTEIHDMALSMDREGAILLASRKGLFRYLNDTMTPIGAGLPAPPRSIGNSPAAPQFVYAAMGKKGVAVSEDYGKSFRKLPSAYLWSTDITDIYVSPVNAKKIYIRADKSGQPPCSSDDGGYTWKKPGSIDPENVLGKPGFYFSSPFAPHPTKPETCLHVTNGRARIIRTENGGESWHFSGSGFTGARMVDIIFLAPGRMIFCLTDHGLWETRDNCLTFREVRTPRIDGAKSVSSASARGKHIVMGFGQWGKKGLLVSHNYGKSFSETSQLRDRFYFVCFHPTISELVYAGPFLSVNGGSTWRRMSQTARALSTDGKTLYAIWEATGKQCEILSSIDHGESYRPRVKLDIPERAILDIKITPRGVVLLATTRGVYRIEEQSAAHRDYRHGLRRDFFGTMYTQCINYAPDNPDLVFAGRRALGYGNGNGVFMSIDNGKIWREANFNLSPGMTVFSIKFDPFASFVYIGTSYGTYRMGYREKPQALI, encoded by the coding sequence ATGAAAAGGCGAGTTTTTATAAAAATCGGCACCTCCTTTCTGTTGTCCATGATGTTTCCGTTGCGTCTGCTTGCTGCAAATTCCAAAGTGAATGCAGTGGACAATTTTTGGGCCAGCATTCCCCTCTCCACAGGCAGGATGAAAGAACTAAACATGGCTGGGGGTGATGGCTTCCAATATGTTCATGCTTTAGCTTATGCGCCTAGCAAACCAAACATTGCCTATCTCAGTACTGACCAGTCAGGTGTCTGGAGGTCAACAGATGGTGGAAAAAGCTGGGCTCCGAAATTCAGGGGCTTTTTTGCCTATGGTGCCCGATCAATTGCGGTTGACCCGTATAACCCTGAAACCGTAATAGCCGCGGGGTTTCTCGGCTATGACCGCCAACGGGGTATGAAATACCCCAAACGCTATCAGGGAATTATCCTGACCACGGATGGTGGAGAGAGTTGGAAAATGGTCAGGAGAACAGATTTCTTTAAACAGGTATCTAAAGGAGATTTAATTCTTTTTCAGCCGCCGACAAATGAAAGAGGCCTGCAAAGCCGTTGTCTGAGGGTATGGTGCGCTTCCGCAAGTGAAGGCCTTTTGGAGAGCAGGGACGGCGGTGAAAGCTGGCATCAAACGCAATGCCACGATACCGAAATTCATGACATGGCGCTGTCAATGGATAGAGAGGGGGCAATTTTACTCGCTTCCAGGAAGGGTCTCTTCAGATACCTTAACGATACGATGACGCCTATCGGGGCAGGACTTCCTGCCCCCCCCCGATCAATTGGAAACAGCCCCGCTGCACCTCAATTTGTTTATGCTGCTATGGGGAAGAAAGGTGTTGCGGTTTCCGAGGATTATGGAAAGAGTTTTAGAAAATTGCCCTCGGCTTATCTATGGTCTACCGACATAACTGATATCTATGTCAGCCCGGTGAACGCGAAGAAAATTTACATCAGGGCCGACAAAAGCGGACAACCGCCCTGCTCAAGTGATGACGGTGGGTATACATGGAAAAAGCCTGGCTCTATTGATCCAGAAAATGTGCTTGGGAAGCCGGGATTTTATTTTTCCAGCCCATTTGCGCCCCACCCTACCAAGCCTGAGACCTGCCTGCATGTTACCAATGGCCGAGCCCGAATTATTCGGACAGAAAATGGTGGTGAATCCTGGCATTTTTCCGGATCAGGTTTCACCGGCGCACGGATGGTGGATATTATTTTTCTTGCGCCGGGCCGCATGATCTTTTGCCTGACGGATCATGGTTTATGGGAAACCCGTGACAATTGCCTGACTTTCAGGGAGGTGAGAACCCCTCGGATAGATGGTGCAAAGAGTGTCTCGTCGGCCAGCGCAAGGGGGAAGCATATAGTTATGGGCTTTGGTCAGTGGGGTAAAAAAGGGCTTTTGGTAAGTCATAATTACGGAAAGTCTTTCTCGGAAACTTCCCAATTAAGAGATCGGTTCTATTTTGTCTGCTTTCACCCCACTATTTCAGAACTGGTCTATGCCGGCCCCTTTTTAAGTGTAAATGGAGGGAGCACCTGGCGGCGCATGTCCCAAACCGCGCGAGCTTTATCTACTGACGGAAAAACATTGTATGCGATATGGGAAGCCACTGGCAAACAATGCGAAATTTTATCTTCCATAGACCACGGTGAATCATACCGCCCAAGGGTTAAACTTGATATCCCCGAGAGAGCCATTTTGGATATAAAAATAACGCCCCGAGGCGTCGTATTGCTTGCGACAACAAGGGGCGTATATCGAATTGAAGAGCAGTCAGCTGCACATCGTGATTATCGCCATGGTTTGCGACGGGATTTTTTCGGAACCATGTACACGCAATGCATCAATTATGCACCTGACAACCCCGATCTGGTTTTTGCCGGTCGCCGCGCCTTGGGTTATGGAAACGGGAATGGGGTATTCATGTCCATAGACAATGGTAAAATTTGGCGGGAGGCAAATTTTAATCTGTCGCCCGGCATGACGGTGTTTTCGATAAAATTCGATCCATTTGCGAGCTTTGTATACATTGGCACTTCATATGGAACATACCGAATGGGTTATCGAGAAAAGCCCCAAGCCTTAATTTAG